In Nocardia yunnanensis, one DNA window encodes the following:
- a CDS encoding ImmA/IrrE family metallo-endopeptidase: protein MTESKAHSIGSYRRVAAAVDAVCAVAADFDATDLDEVVLAISAERRRPIEIASAQLGPGVCGQRRSYPDRDVIVLAQSLPSREHTLAHELGHIVFDHPGEAATEVVLEAGDDLIAYMLSQRAHQKAIDLGDDEQCEWEAETFASMLMTRLRVFNSRGAGVSVLRFDEALG from the coding sequence ATGACGGAGAGTAAGGCGCACAGCATCGGGTCCTACCGCCGGGTGGCCGCGGCGGTGGACGCGGTGTGCGCGGTGGCCGCCGATTTCGACGCCACCGATCTGGATGAGGTGGTGCTGGCCATCTCCGCGGAGCGGCGGCGGCCCATCGAAATCGCCAGCGCGCAACTGGGTCCCGGCGTCTGCGGCCAGCGCCGCAGTTATCCGGACCGCGATGTGATCGTGCTGGCGCAGTCGCTGCCCAGCCGCGAGCACACCCTCGCCCACGAGCTCGGCCACATCGTCTTCGACCATCCGGGCGAGGCGGCGACCGAGGTGGTGCTGGAGGCCGGCGACGATCTCATCGCCTACATGCTCAGTCAGCGCGCGCATCAGAAGGCGATCGACCTGGGTGACGACGAGCAGTGCGAATGGGAGGCCGAAACTTTCGCGAGCATGCTCATGACCCGGTTACGCGTGTTCAACAGCCGAGGCGCCGGCGTCTCGGTCCTTCGATTCGATGAGGCACTGGGATGA
- a CDS encoding helix-turn-helix domain-containing protein: MADFAARLNKLFETVHPPGRKPHTNAEVAAALTASGHPISKPYLSQLRSGQRTNPSDETVAALAKFFKVKPDYFFNDIYAAKIDHDLELLSQLQGYGLRRLSSRAFDLSEESQNLLTSMAEKLRASEGLPEIPPDGTE, translated from the coding sequence ATGGCTGATTTCGCGGCGCGGCTGAACAAGCTGTTCGAAACCGTGCATCCCCCGGGGCGTAAGCCGCACACGAACGCAGAGGTGGCGGCTGCCTTGACGGCCTCCGGCCATCCGATCTCGAAACCGTATCTGTCGCAGTTGCGGTCGGGACAGCGCACGAACCCGTCGGACGAGACGGTGGCAGCACTGGCAAAGTTCTTCAAGGTCAAGCCGGACTACTTCTTCAACGACATCTACGCGGCCAAGATCGATCATGATCTCGAGCTGCTGTCCCAGCTGCAGGGCTACGGACTTCGTCGACTGTCGAGTAGAGCGTTCGACCTGTCCGAAGAATCTCAGAACCTCCTCACCTCTATGGCGGAGAAGTTGCGGGCCAGCGAAGGGCTGCCCGAAATTCCTCCGGACGGCACGGAATAG
- a CDS encoding steroid 3-ketoacyl-CoA thiolase has translation MGTPVIVEAARTPIGKRNGWLAGLHAAELLGAAQQGVLERAELNPALVEQVVGGCVMQVGEQSNNVTRTAWLHAGLPWQTGAVTIDNQCGSAQQAAGLVAGLIATGAIEVGLACGIESMSHVPLGANVGTHAGPRRPASWNIDMPNQFEGAERIAKRRGITRDDTDEWGERSQRLAAQAWEQGRFDREILTIKGAPQVDKEGNLTGESADISRDQGLRATTREALAKLKPVMEGGIHTAGTSSQISDGAAAVLLMDEKAALREGLRPRARIIAQCLVGGEPEYQLDGPVQACERLLERSGMSISDIDLFEINEAFASVVLSWASVHKPDLERVNVNGGAIALGHPVGSTGSRLITTALHELERSDKNVAMVLMCCGGALATGTIIERL, from the coding sequence ATGGGTACTCCCGTCATCGTCGAGGCGGCGCGCACGCCCATCGGCAAGCGCAATGGCTGGCTGGCCGGTTTGCACGCCGCCGAACTGCTGGGCGCGGCGCAGCAGGGCGTGCTCGAACGCGCGGAACTGAACCCGGCGCTGGTCGAACAGGTCGTCGGCGGCTGCGTCATGCAGGTCGGCGAGCAGAGCAACAACGTCACCCGCACCGCCTGGCTGCACGCGGGCCTGCCCTGGCAGACCGGCGCGGTCACCATCGACAATCAGTGCGGCTCCGCACAGCAGGCCGCGGGCCTGGTGGCCGGGCTCATCGCCACCGGCGCCATCGAGGTCGGCCTGGCCTGCGGCATCGAGTCCATGAGCCATGTTCCGTTGGGCGCCAACGTCGGAACGCACGCGGGCCCGCGTCGGCCGGCCTCCTGGAACATCGATATGCCCAACCAGTTCGAGGGTGCGGAGCGAATCGCCAAGCGGCGCGGCATCACCCGCGACGACACCGACGAGTGGGGCGAGCGCTCGCAGCGGCTGGCCGCGCAGGCGTGGGAGCAGGGCCGCTTCGATCGCGAGATCCTGACCATCAAGGGCGCCCCGCAGGTCGACAAGGAGGGCAACCTCACCGGCGAGAGCGCCGACATCAGCCGCGATCAGGGTCTGCGCGCCACCACGCGCGAGGCGCTGGCGAAGCTGAAGCCGGTGATGGAGGGCGGAATTCACACCGCCGGCACCTCCTCGCAGATCTCCGACGGCGCGGCGGCGGTGCTGCTCATGGACGAAAAGGCCGCGCTGCGTGAGGGATTGCGCCCGCGCGCCCGGATCATCGCGCAGTGCCTGGTGGGCGGCGAGCCCGAATATCAGTTGGACGGACCGGTGCAGGCGTGCGAGCGGCTGCTCGAGCGCTCGGGCATGAGCATCTCCGATATCGATTTGTTCGAGATCAACGAGGCTTTCGCGTCCGTGGTGCTGTCGTGGGCCTCGGTGCACAAGCCCGATCTCGAGCGCGTGAACGTCAACGGCGGCGCGATCGCGCTGGGCCATCCGGTGGGCAGCACCGGATCCCGCTTGATCACAACGGCTTTGCACGAGTTGGAGCGTTCGGACAAGAACGTCGCCATGGTCCTGATGTGCTGCGGTGGCGCCCTGGCGACGGGCACGATCATCGAACGGCTCTAG
- a CDS encoding cytochrome P450: protein MWARRVPAEELAELRRTAPIWWNPKSPDKGGFTDDGFWVLSKHADVKTVSRRDDVFSTYENTAIPRFQDDITREQIDLQRFVLLNKDAPEHTKLRKIISKGFTPRVINGLRAELTARAEKIVKAAAEAGTGDFVEQVAAELPLQAIAELIGVPQDDRKKLFQWSNDMTSYDDPESTADPVVASTEILGYSYQMAEARRACPADDIATRLVEADMDGEALLPEEFGFFVMMLAVAGNETTRNATTHGMIAFLEHPAQWELFKRERPKTAADEIIRWATPVSSFQRTALEDVEVGGVQIKKGQRVVLSYRSANFDEDVFEDPYTFNILRDPNPHLSFGGTGAHFCIGANLARLEIEIIFNAIADHMPDITKLGDPRRLQSGWLNGIKEFQVDYTGGCPVKH from the coding sequence ATGTGGGCGCGACGGGTGCCGGCCGAGGAGCTCGCGGAACTGCGCCGCACCGCTCCTATCTGGTGGAACCCCAAGTCCCCGGACAAGGGTGGCTTCACCGACGATGGCTTCTGGGTGCTGTCCAAGCACGCGGACGTCAAGACCGTCTCGCGCCGCGACGACGTTTTCTCCACCTACGAGAACACCGCGATCCCGCGGTTCCAGGACGACATCACCCGCGAGCAGATCGATCTGCAGCGCTTCGTCCTGCTGAACAAGGACGCGCCCGAGCACACCAAGCTCCGCAAGATCATCTCCAAGGGTTTCACCCCGCGCGTCATCAACGGCCTGCGCGCCGAGTTGACCGCGCGGGCCGAGAAGATCGTCAAGGCCGCCGCGGAGGCGGGCACCGGCGACTTCGTCGAACAGGTGGCGGCCGAGCTGCCGCTGCAGGCCATCGCGGAACTGATCGGCGTGCCGCAGGACGACCGCAAGAAGTTGTTCCAGTGGTCCAATGACATGACCAGCTACGACGATCCGGAGAGCACCGCCGATCCGGTCGTCGCCTCCACCGAGATCCTCGGCTACTCCTACCAGATGGCGGAGGCGCGCCGCGCCTGCCCGGCCGACGACATCGCCACCCGGCTGGTCGAGGCCGATATGGACGGCGAAGCCTTGCTGCCGGAGGAATTCGGCTTCTTCGTCATGATGCTGGCGGTCGCGGGCAACGAGACCACCCGCAATGCCACCACCCACGGCATGATCGCGTTCCTGGAGCACCCGGCGCAGTGGGAGCTGTTCAAGAGGGAGCGGCCCAAGACCGCCGCCGACGAGATCATTCGCTGGGCCACGCCGGTCAGCTCGTTCCAGCGCACGGCGCTCGAGGACGTGGAAGTCGGTGGCGTGCAGATCAAGAAGGGGCAGCGGGTGGTGCTGTCCTACCGCTCGGCCAACTTCGACGAGGACGTGTTCGAGGACCCGTACACGTTCAATATCCTGCGTGATCCGAACCCGCACCTGTCGTTCGGCGGTACCGGCGCGCACTTCTGCATCGGTGCGAACCTGGCGCGGCTGGAGATCGAGATCATCTTCAACGCCATCGCCGACCACATGCCCGACATCACCAAGCTGGGCGATCCGCGTCGCCTGCAGTCGGGCTGGCTCAATGGAATCAAGGAATTCCAGGTGGATTACACGGGCGGCTGCCCGGTGAAGCACTGA
- a CDS encoding nuclear transport factor 2 family protein: protein MTTNTEHPARVAGAASQAAVRAKDKGAWVALFAADGIVEDPVGPSFFDPEGVGHRGAEAIAAFWDKAIAQTDSIEFLFDDSFACGNEVAFTGRIRTTMGGHIIDAEGVFTYKVDSDGKILALRAFWETERAMATMKPL from the coding sequence GTGACCACCAACACAGAGCATCCGGCGCGGGTGGCGGGCGCCGCCTCCCAGGCCGCGGTGCGCGCCAAGGACAAGGGCGCGTGGGTGGCGTTGTTCGCCGCCGACGGGATCGTGGAGGACCCGGTGGGTCCGTCGTTCTTCGATCCCGAGGGCGTCGGCCACCGCGGGGCGGAAGCGATTGCGGCGTTCTGGGACAAGGCCATTGCCCAGACCGACTCCATCGAATTCCTCTTCGACGACTCGTTCGCCTGCGGTAATGAGGTGGCTTTCACCGGCCGCATTCGCACCACCATGGGCGGCCACATCATCGATGCCGAAGGCGTTTTCACCTACAAGGTGGACAGCGACGGCAAGATTCTCGCGCTGCGCGCCTTCTGGGAAACCGAACGCGCCATGGCGACCATGAAACCTCTCTGA
- a CDS encoding thiolase domain-containing protein, which translates to MASRSDSVGGGGGATGGPLPAAVLGTGQTHHVTKRSDVSMAGMVREAIDRALADSGLTLADIDAVVVGKAPDFFEGSMMPELFLADALGATGKPLLRVHTAGSVGGSTGCVAANHVQAGVYGKVLALAWEKQSESNAMWALSNPVPFTKPVGAGAGGYFAPHVRAYIRRANAPLHVGAMVAVKDRRNGARNPLAHLQQADITMESVMASQMLWDPIRFDETCPSSDGACAIVIGDEASAKAVEAQGKKVAWIHGTAMRTEPLAYAGRDQVNPKAGQEAAKALWKQAGITNPLEEIDAAEIYVPFSWFEPMWLENLGFMPEGEGWKLTDAGETEIGGKLPVNPSGGVLSSNPIGASGMIRFAEAAKQVMGRAGDYQVENARKAFGHAYGGGSQYFSMWVVGSEQP; encoded by the coding sequence ATGGCATCGCGCAGCGATTCGGTTGGGGGCGGCGGTGGGGCGACGGGCGGGCCACTCCCCGCTGCGGTGCTCGGCACCGGACAGACTCATCACGTGACCAAACGGTCCGATGTCTCCATGGCGGGCATGGTCCGCGAGGCCATCGACCGGGCGCTGGCGGACTCCGGCCTGACCCTCGCCGATATCGACGCGGTCGTGGTCGGCAAGGCCCCCGACTTCTTCGAGGGCTCCATGATGCCGGAGCTGTTCCTCGCGGATGCCTTGGGCGCCACCGGAAAACCGCTGCTGCGCGTGCACACGGCCGGTTCGGTCGGCGGCTCCACCGGCTGTGTGGCGGCCAACCACGTGCAGGCCGGTGTGTACGGCAAGGTGCTGGCGCTGGCGTGGGAGAAGCAGTCGGAATCCAATGCCATGTGGGCGCTGTCGAATCCGGTGCCGTTCACCAAGCCGGTCGGCGCGGGCGCGGGCGGCTACTTCGCCCCGCACGTGCGCGCCTACATCCGCCGCGCCAATGCCCCGCTGCACGTGGGCGCGATGGTGGCGGTGAAGGATCGCCGCAATGGCGCGCGCAATCCGCTCGCGCATCTGCAGCAGGCCGACATCACCATGGAATCGGTGATGGCGTCCCAAATGCTGTGGGACCCCATTCGTTTCGACGAGACCTGCCCGTCCTCGGACGGCGCCTGCGCCATCGTGATCGGCGACGAGGCCTCGGCCAAGGCGGTGGAGGCGCAGGGCAAGAAGGTGGCGTGGATCCACGGCACCGCCATGCGCACCGAGCCGCTCGCCTACGCGGGCCGTGACCAGGTCAACCCGAAAGCGGGCCAGGAAGCCGCGAAGGCGCTGTGGAAGCAGGCCGGGATCACCAACCCGCTCGAGGAGATCGACGCGGCCGAGATCTACGTGCCGTTCTCCTGGTTCGAGCCCATGTGGCTGGAGAACCTGGGCTTCATGCCCGAGGGTGAGGGCTGGAAGCTCACCGACGCGGGCGAGACCGAGATCGGCGGAAAGCTGCCGGTCAACCCGTCCGGCGGCGTGCTCTCCTCCAATCCGATCGGCGCGTCCGGCATGATCCGCTTCGCCGAGGCCGCCAAGCAGGTCATGGGCCGGGCCGGCGACTACCAGGTCGAGAACGCGCGCAAGGCGTTCGGCCACGCGTACGGCGGTGGCTCGCAGTACTTCTCGATGTGGGTCGTCGGGAGTGAGCAGCCGTGA
- a CDS encoding thiolase domain-containing protein, producing MSNTDIAVVGFAHAPHVPETFGTTNGVEMLAPCFRELYAKLGIGVSDIGFWCSGSSDYLAGRAFSFISAIDSIGAVPPINESHVEMDAAWALYEAWVKLRSGQAETALVYGFGKASAGTLRQILTLQTDPYLVAPLWPDSVSMAGLQARAGLDAGLWTEADMAAVAARANGGDADKLLAEAKVADPFRAHDIAPITDGAAAIVLAVGDRARELCERPAWLTGIAHYIDTPVLGARDLTVSESTTRAAKAAIGDAARDFDVAELHTQFSHEELILKQAIGLNGNTRINPSGGPLAGNPMFAAGLERIGFAATEIFDGNANRALAHASSGPALQQNLVATLEAK from the coding sequence TTGAGCAACACAGATATCGCGGTGGTCGGGTTCGCGCACGCACCGCACGTGCCGGAGACCTTCGGCACCACCAATGGCGTGGAGATGCTCGCGCCGTGCTTCCGGGAGCTCTACGCCAAGCTCGGCATCGGCGTCTCCGATATCGGCTTCTGGTGCTCCGGCTCCTCGGATTACCTTGCCGGACGGGCCTTCTCGTTCATCTCCGCGATCGACTCGATCGGCGCGGTACCGCCCATCAACGAATCGCACGTGGAGATGGACGCGGCCTGGGCACTGTACGAGGCGTGGGTGAAACTGCGCTCCGGACAGGCGGAGACGGCGCTGGTGTACGGCTTCGGCAAGGCGTCGGCCGGTACCCTGCGCCAGATCCTGACCCTGCAGACCGACCCGTACCTGGTCGCGCCGCTGTGGCCGGATTCGGTGTCGATGGCCGGGCTGCAGGCCCGCGCAGGCCTGGACGCGGGACTGTGGACCGAGGCCGACATGGCCGCGGTGGCCGCGCGCGCCAACGGCGGTGACGCCGACAAGCTGCTGGCCGAGGCCAAGGTCGCCGATCCCTTCCGCGCCCACGACATCGCGCCCATCACCGACGGCGCGGCCGCCATCGTGCTGGCCGTGGGCGATCGCGCCCGTGAGCTGTGCGAGCGCCCGGCCTGGCTGACCGGCATCGCGCACTACATCGACACCCCCGTCCTGGGTGCGCGCGATCTGACGGTCTCGGAGTCGACGACCCGCGCGGCCAAGGCCGCCATCGGCGACGCCGCCCGCGACTTCGACGTCGCCGAACTGCACACCCAGTTCAGCCACGAGGAACTCATCCTGAAGCAGGCCATCGGCCTGAACGGGAACACCCGCATCAATCCGTCCGGCGGCCCGCTCGCGGGCAACCCGATGTTCGCGGCCGGCCTCGAGCGCATCGGCTTCGCCGCCACCGAAATCTTCGACGGCAACGCGAATCGCGCACTGGCTCATGCCAGTTCGGGTCCCGCGTTGCAGCAGAACCTGGTCGCCACCCTGGAGGCAAAATGA
- a CDS encoding Zn-ribbon domain-containing OB-fold protein produces the protein MQFDYTRSTGPIIGRFLTELRSGKVVGVRGSDGRVIVPPAEFDPKTSEPLSEFVEVADVGTVQTWSWVAEPIAGQPFDRPFAYALIKLDGADTAILHAVDVASPQDISTGLRVRARWAAERTGRIQDIAAFEPGETSAAPTDSSDAEPVTGLVTPVDFSIKHTAAPQESVFLKGLMEGKLLGARAQMDGKVYFPPRGADPRDGSPTDDFVEVADTGIVTTFCIVNVPFMGQTIKPPYVAAYILLDGTDIPFLHLVLGIDASEVRMGMKVKAVWKPREEWGLSIGNIDHFRPTGEPDADYDSFAHHL, from the coding sequence ATGCAATTCGACTACACCCGCTCCACCGGTCCGATCATCGGCCGCTTCCTCACGGAACTGCGGTCCGGCAAGGTCGTCGGGGTGCGGGGTTCCGATGGGCGCGTGATCGTGCCGCCCGCGGAATTCGATCCGAAGACCAGCGAACCGCTCAGCGAGTTCGTCGAGGTGGCCGACGTCGGCACCGTGCAGACCTGGTCCTGGGTGGCCGAGCCCATCGCGGGTCAGCCCTTCGACCGGCCCTTCGCGTACGCGCTGATCAAACTGGACGGCGCGGACACCGCGATCCTGCACGCGGTGGATGTGGCCTCGCCGCAGGACATCTCGACCGGGCTGCGGGTGCGGGCGCGCTGGGCCGCCGAGCGCACCGGCCGCATCCAGGACATCGCCGCCTTCGAGCCCGGCGAGACCTCCGCCGCGCCAACGGATAGCTCGGACGCGGAACCGGTCACCGGCCTGGTGACCCCGGTCGACTTCTCCATCAAGCACACCGCCGCCCCGCAGGAATCCGTCTTCCTGAAGGGGCTGATGGAGGGCAAGCTGCTGGGCGCCCGCGCCCAGATGGACGGCAAGGTCTACTTCCCGCCCCGCGGCGCCGACCCGCGCGACGGCTCGCCGACCGACGATTTCGTCGAGGTCGCCGACACCGGCATCGTCACCACCTTCTGCATCGTGAACGTGCCGTTCATGGGCCAGACGATCAAGCCGCCTTATGTTGCCGCCTACATCCTGTTGGACGGCACCGACATTCCGTTCCTGCACCTGGTGCTCGGCATCGACGCGAGCGAGGTCCGGATGGGCATGAAGGTCAAGGCCGTGTGGAAGCCGCGCGAGGAGTGGGGGCTGTCCATCGGCAATATCGACCACTTCCGGCCGACCGGCGAACCGGACGCCGATTACGACTCTTTCGCGCACCACCTGTAG
- a CDS encoding LLM class F420-dependent oxidoreductase: MRFGLQLGYWGAQPPANHRELVLAAEESGFDAVFTAESWGSDAFTPLAWYGSDTSRVRLGTSVVQLSARTPTATAMAALTLDHLSGGRHILGLGVSGPQVVEGWYGAPFAKPLARTREYVSIVRQVLAREAKVTSPGPAYPLPYNGSGATGLGKPLKPITHPLRADLPIWLGAEGPKNVALTAEIADGWLAIYYTPRLADMYNEWLDEGFARPGARRTRADFEIAATAQVILTDDRKAALDAIRPYSALYIGGMGAEELNFHAEVYRRMGYGDAVDEITRLFRSGRKDEAAAAVPDELILDTTIIGNEDEVREQLKVWEQAGVTMMLIGVRDVAQFERLRPLIES; encoded by the coding sequence ATGCGTTTTGGTCTGCAACTCGGATACTGGGGCGCGCAGCCGCCCGCCAATCATCGGGAGCTGGTGCTGGCCGCCGAGGAGTCCGGCTTCGACGCCGTCTTCACCGCCGAATCCTGGGGTTCGGACGCCTTCACGCCGCTGGCCTGGTACGGCTCCGACACCAGCCGGGTGCGTCTCGGTACCTCGGTGGTCCAGCTGTCGGCGCGCACCCCGACCGCCACCGCCATGGCCGCGCTGACCCTCGACCACCTCAGCGGCGGGCGGCACATTCTCGGGCTCGGCGTCTCCGGCCCGCAGGTGGTGGAGGGCTGGTACGGCGCGCCGTTCGCCAAACCGCTGGCGCGCACCCGCGAATACGTCTCCATCGTGCGGCAGGTGCTGGCCCGGGAGGCCAAGGTGACCAGCCCCGGCCCGGCCTACCCGCTGCCCTACAACGGCTCGGGCGCAACGGGATTGGGGAAACCGCTCAAGCCGATCACCCATCCGCTGCGCGCCGACCTGCCGATCTGGCTCGGCGCGGAGGGCCCCAAGAACGTGGCGCTGACCGCGGAGATCGCCGACGGCTGGCTGGCCATCTACTACACCCCGCGGCTGGCGGACATGTACAACGAATGGCTCGACGAGGGCTTCGCGCGGCCGGGTGCGCGCCGCACCCGCGCGGACTTCGAGATCGCGGCCACCGCGCAGGTGATCCTGACCGACGACCGCAAGGCGGCGCTGGACGCCATCCGGCCCTACAGCGCGCTGTACATCGGCGGCATGGGCGCGGAGGAACTGAACTTCCACGCGGAGGTCTACCGGCGCATGGGTTACGGCGACGCGGTCGACGAGATCACGCGGCTGTTCCGGTCCGGGCGCAAAGACGAAGCGGCCGCGGCGGTTCCGGACGAGCTGATCCTCGACACCACCATCATCGGCAACGAGGATGAGGTGCGTGAGCAGCTGAAGGTCTGGGAGCAGGCCGGGGTCACCATGATGCTCATCGGCGTCCGCGATGTCGCGCAGTTCGAACGTCTCCGTCCGCTGATCGAATCCTAG